Proteins from a genomic interval of Methanococcoides sp. AM1:
- the ilvE gene encoding branched-chain-amino-acid transaminase, whose amino-acid sequence MSELLIYYNGEFVTKENATVSIYDHGFLYGDGVFEGIRAYNGRVFKLQEHVDRLYDSAKAIALEVPISKEEMSEAILETLRKNNLTDAYIRPIVTRGIGDLGLDPRKCPKPSIYIVSQEWGAMYGDLYEVGLKAITVGIRRNAPDALSPNIKSLNYLNNILAKIEANAKGGDEAIFLDQNGFVSEGSGDNIFVIKNGKVYTPPTINNLKGITRATAIELLEERGYEVIVGNLGLFDMYTADEIFVTGTAAEAAPITKLDGRPIGDGSVGPITKAAVAAFEEVTGSTGTPIFE is encoded by the coding sequence ATGAGCGAATTACTGATCTATTACAACGGTGAGTTTGTCACAAAGGAAAATGCAACGGTTTCTATCTACGACCACGGTTTCCTGTATGGTGATGGTGTCTTTGAGGGAATCAGGGCATACAATGGTCGTGTCTTCAAGCTTCAGGAGCATGTTGACAGGCTATATGATTCTGCAAAGGCTATTGCTCTTGAGGTCCCGATCTCAAAGGAAGAGATGAGCGAGGCTATCCTTGAGACCCTGAGGAAGAACAACCTCACAGATGCATACATCCGCCCTATCGTTACACGTGGTATTGGTGACCTTGGTCTTGACCCACGCAAGTGCCCAAAGCCAAGCATCTACATCGTTTCACAGGAATGGGGTGCAATGTATGGCGATCTCTATGAGGTCGGTCTCAAAGCAATAACAGTCGGGATCAGACGTAATGCACCGGATGCACTGTCCCCTAATATCAAGTCACTAAACTACCTGAACAACATCCTTGCAAAGATCGAGGCAAACGCGAAGGGTGGCGATGAGGCTATCTTCCTTGACCAGAATGGTTTCGTTTCTGAAGGTTCCGGAGACAACATTTTCGTTATCAAGAACGGCAAGGTCTACACTCCTCCAACTATCAACAACCTTAAGGGTATCACAAGGGCTACTGCAATTGAGCTTCTTGAGGAGCGCGGGTATGAGGTCATTGTCGGAAACCTCGGCTTGTTCGATATGTACACCGCAGATGAGATCTTCGTCACAGGTACCGCAGCAGAGGCTGCACCTATCACAAAGCTTGACGGACGTCCTATCGGCGACGGTTCAGTCGGTCCTATCACCAAGGCAGCAGTCGCTGCTTTTGAAGAAGTTACCGGCAGCACAGGCACTCCTATCTTCGAATGA
- a CDS encoding glycosyltransferase family 4 protein produces the protein MGKFLNIGMFSWESLHSIKVGGIAPHVSELAEALAEKGNSVHIFTRNSGLETDEKVNGVHYHRVDHSLDGGIVQQMDNMCDSMYSKFLEVTGEYGKFDILHVHDWHPFNVVSRIKHEFGIPFMVTYHSTEWGRNGNVHGDWWEAREISHREWKAGYESIKVISTSQQLTDEIKFLYQIPNEKISIVPNGIFHGKIKKDVNPGEVKKRLGIHPLAPVVLFIGRMSYQKGPDLLVEAVPKVLDHRWDTQFVFIGEGEMRPHCESLASSGKCSDYCHFLGYADDETARDWINACDILCIPSRNEPFGIVVLEGWDAERTIVATDAVQIIDNFVDGILVYKNPESIAWGLNYVLDDLSNGSMRKAGKELIGTKFNWHRIAEKTIEAYDLDEQEEWVPAKTLGKAKTFWWKIDSDLNLSITREFSSPNGNLKVDKLIMKDELSKLDDYMADEKWKCLSNNVAKLSDGSEKEGIGKFLYHDLNWTQTECQLSSHIGSIFYQAGVWEYNGKKRGIQFRKVTDDWHKLMKTYYGECIKELDETEQYNSVDLN, from the coding sequence ATGGGGAAATTTTTAAACATCGGGATGTTCTCCTGGGAGAGTTTACACTCGATAAAAGTAGGTGGCATAGCTCCGCATGTTTCCGAACTTGCGGAAGCTCTTGCTGAGAAGGGAAATTCGGTCCACATATTTACCAGAAATTCAGGACTTGAAACAGATGAGAAAGTTAATGGAGTTCACTACCATCGGGTAGACCATTCTCTTGACGGAGGCATTGTCCAGCAAATGGATAACATGTGTGATTCAATGTACTCGAAATTCCTTGAGGTTACCGGGGAATATGGCAAGTTCGATATATTGCATGTCCATGACTGGCATCCTTTTAATGTTGTCTCAAGGATAAAACATGAATTTGGAATACCCTTCATGGTCACATATCACAGTACCGAATGGGGACGAAACGGTAACGTACATGGGGACTGGTGGGAAGCCAGGGAAATATCCCACAGGGAATGGAAAGCCGGCTATGAATCTATAAAGGTCATATCCACCTCACAACAACTTACAGATGAGATCAAGTTCCTGTACCAGATACCAAATGAGAAGATATCCATCGTTCCAAACGGCATATTCCATGGAAAAATTAAGAAGGACGTTAACCCCGGTGAAGTGAAAAAAAGATTAGGGATACATCCTCTTGCACCGGTTGTTCTTTTCATAGGACGCATGAGCTACCAGAAAGGACCGGATCTGCTTGTTGAAGCAGTCCCTAAAGTATTGGATCATCGCTGGGATACTCAGTTTGTCTTCATTGGAGAAGGTGAAATGCGCCCTCACTGTGAGTCTCTTGCAAGTTCCGGAAAATGTTCTGATTATTGCCATTTCCTGGGTTATGCGGATGATGAAACTGCCAGGGACTGGATAAATGCCTGTGATATTCTCTGTATCCCAAGCAGGAACGAACCTTTCGGGATAGTTGTACTTGAAGGATGGGATGCTGAAAGGACCATCGTTGCAACAGATGCTGTACAGATAATAGATAATTTCGTTGATGGAATCCTTGTATACAAAAATCCGGAGTCTATTGCATGGGGTTTGAATTACGTGCTTGATGATCTCTCCAATGGCAGCATGAGAAAGGCTGGTAAAGAACTTATCGGCACCAAATTCAACTGGCATAGGATCGCAGAAAAGACGATCGAAGCGTACGACCTGGATGAACAAGAGGAGTGGGTACCTGCGAAGACGCTTGGAAAAGCAAAAACATTCTGGTGGAAAATTGATAGTGACCTCAACCTTTCCATAACCAGGGAATTTAGTTCGCCAAATGGTAACCTCAAAGTTGATAAGCTCATAATGAAGGACGAATTGAGCAAACTGGATGATTATATGGCAGATGAGAAGTGGAAATGCCTGTCAAACAATGTGGCAAAATTAAGTGACGGGAGTGAAAAAGAAGGAATTGGGAAGTTCCTTTATCATGATCTTAACTGGACACAGACAGAATGCCAGCTATCAAGTCACATAGGATCAATATTCTATCAGGCCGGTGTTTGGGAATACAATGGTAAAAAGAGAGGGATTCAATTTAGAAAAGTAACAGACGATTGGCACAAATTGATGAAAACCTACTATGGAGAATGCATTAAAGAACTTGATGAAACAGAGCAATATAATAGCGTTGATCTTAACTGA
- a CDS encoding Mur ligase family protein: MKRATYEIYNKSGGWTWRLRNKEEILAYSGKMFSSSSEAWREVDRVRAMAAKLAGIDAYQDISLDEVPSMEITNADAKDWHLTFCSGNTIACSAKHFEVHEEAKEMRKELLLDMIGALKVFVMDESDDLLTLKVGDHGPFGCFNCFLKRGVKHRDLLEMTDMRIDVVGIRGKSSTVHRLSEIFTRRGYNTLAKVTGNRPHLIINGFSIPIERMGPNVTLYENIHGYQEFVPMIESYSPDERKDVAIFENQAITEYTTRMVNEVFVKPHIVVVTNVRQDHLSTLGSDKSEIARAFARSIPKGTVVINCEQNEVLQDYMKKEIEKRGATVRNVVVPDEHRGLLGSETVHSLNYVLEEVGSVPIPFEELDSYIRSMQPRWMELEGCTIFNAAEVNDVESTEMIRQQLVGKNKILPFVYLRDERRGRSFSFVNYLNHLFEKGYIDEVFIGGRTIDPFAMNLKAPTRQFRSGDNASMVLDEMEKRGLPVILMGNTVDDFMRQMEIEISRRVRMGDNKHYSPEVDTLEKMNAKISST; encoded by the coding sequence ATGAAACGGGCAACTTATGAGATATACAATAAGTCCGGTGGATGGACGTGGAGATTGCGGAATAAGGAGGAGATCCTTGCTTACAGCGGAAAGATGTTCTCAAGCTCATCCGAAGCCTGGAGGGAAGTAGACCGTGTCCGTGCAATGGCTGCAAAACTTGCGGGAATAGATGCATATCAGGATATCAGCCTTGACGAGGTCCCTTCAATGGAAATTACCAATGCTGATGCTAAGGACTGGCACCTGACATTCTGTAGTGGCAATACCATTGCATGCAGTGCAAAGCACTTCGAGGTTCATGAAGAAGCTAAAGAGATGCGTAAAGAACTACTTTTGGATATGATCGGTGCGCTCAAGGTTTTCGTAATGGATGAAAGTGATGACCTGCTGACTCTCAAGGTTGGGGATCATGGTCCTTTTGGTTGCTTTAACTGCTTCTTAAAAAGAGGTGTCAAGCACCGTGACCTTCTGGAAATGACCGATATGCGCATTGATGTGGTGGGAATTCGCGGTAAGTCTTCCACTGTTCACCGTCTCTCTGAGATATTTACAAGGCGCGGTTACAATACCCTGGCAAAAGTTACAGGAAACCGTCCTCATCTTATCATCAATGGATTTTCGATACCTATCGAAAGAATGGGTCCCAATGTAACGCTTTATGAGAACATCCATGGGTATCAGGAGTTCGTGCCTATGATCGAGTCCTATTCCCCGGATGAAAGGAAGGACGTTGCTATCTTTGAAAACCAGGCCATTACTGAATATACCACAAGGATGGTCAATGAGGTATTTGTAAAACCACATATTGTGGTGGTCACCAATGTAAGGCAGGACCACCTTTCCACACTTGGCAGCGATAAGAGTGAAATTGCACGAGCCTTTGCCCGTTCGATCCCGAAAGGTACTGTTGTTATCAATTGTGAGCAGAATGAGGTTTTGCAGGATTACATGAAAAAAGAGATCGAGAAGCGCGGGGCTACTGTCCGGAATGTGGTGGTTCCTGATGAGCACAGGGGTCTTCTGGGTTCTGAAACTGTACATTCTTTAAACTACGTTCTCGAGGAGGTTGGCAGTGTTCCGATCCCGTTTGAGGAGCTGGATTCTTATATAAGGTCAATGCAGCCTCGCTGGATGGAACTTGAGGGTTGTACGATCTTCAATGCAGCTGAGGTCAACGATGTGGAAAGCACTGAGATGATACGCCAGCAGCTTGTCGGAAAGAACAAGATACTTCCGTTTGTATACCTGAGAGATGAGCGCAGGGGCAGGTCCTTTTCTTTTGTGAACTACCTGAACCACCTTTTTGAGAAAGGCTACATAGATGAGGTTTTCATTGGTGGCCGCACGATCGATCCGTTTGCAATGAATCTCAAGGCACCAACGCGGCAGTTCCGTTCAGGTGATAATGCTTCCATGGTTCTCGATGAGATGGAAAAAAGAGGTCTGCCTGTTATTCTCATGGGCAATACTGTGGATGATTTCATGAGGCAGATGGAGATTGAGATCTCAAGAAGGGTCAGGATGGGAGATAATAAGCATTATTCACCTGAGGTCGATACTCTGGAAAAAATGAATGCAAAAATCAGCTCAACCTGA
- a CDS encoding poly-gamma-glutamate biosynthesis protein PgsC/CapC has protein sequence MLLAVLLALIGIISVILLTQLFGYRLGGVIVVPVLAVYTCKNFLMLPLFLAGAIIAYLGLRYLQKKTMIYGRDELVATLLLGSVLPVIALFFMKGVGYDLTDVVFFGSILPGLAAYNYSRIKPEYRLHDISASVCIFIGLLAAAWLLVDPAVSEAIGGLTPAILFSPTSDLAVLKNAAVDTYPAPAIIDRFSAFILFMFSLVLSEFVRKTAGIRVGVVSMAILAIFSLENQWFFVLYFVNLFASFIGISLIQKATLLYGRNLIGLGTCISLLLTIPLALIFPISRGLSIFFLGLIAGLNAYNLHVTPPAERKLFVPLQLSLLAPLIVLARALGEGQPQVLFHEFGAAQLLVVALGAAISIAFVKYNWVPKPLDEHVWNASLFSEEDE, from the coding sequence ATGCTTCTCGCGGTGTTACTTGCATTAATTGGGATTATTTCGGTCATACTCCTGACCCAGTTGTTCGGTTACCGTCTTGGAGGAGTCATAGTCGTACCGGTCCTTGCGGTCTATACGTGCAAGAATTTCCTTATGCTTCCGTTGTTTCTCGCAGGTGCCATAATTGCTTATCTGGGGCTTCGTTACCTGCAGAAGAAGACCATGATCTATGGAAGGGATGAGCTTGTTGCAACACTGTTGCTTGGTTCTGTATTGCCTGTTATAGCTCTCTTTTTTATGAAAGGGGTAGGCTATGACCTTACCGATGTCGTGTTCTTTGGCAGCATCCTTCCGGGACTTGCAGCTTACAATTATTCCAGGATCAAGCCGGAGTACAGGTTACATGATATATCAGCATCTGTATGCATATTCATTGGACTTCTGGCAGCAGCCTGGTTACTTGTGGACCCCGCTGTCAGCGAAGCAATAGGTGGTCTTACCCCGGCAATTCTTTTTAGCCCGACATCTGATCTGGCAGTCTTAAAGAATGCAGCTGTTGATACTTACCCTGCACCTGCGATCATCGATCGATTTTCTGCATTTATCCTTTTCATGTTCTCCCTGGTACTTTCGGAGTTTGTCAGGAAGACTGCCGGGATACGTGTGGGTGTTGTCTCAATGGCTATACTTGCGATATTCTCACTTGAGAACCAGTGGTTCTTTGTACTTTATTTTGTCAATCTTTTTGCTTCTTTTATTGGTATCAGTCTGATACAAAAAGCAACATTGCTCTATGGAAGGAACCTTATCGGGCTTGGGACCTGTATTTCTCTGCTGTTAACAATTCCATTAGCACTCATTTTCCCGATATCGCGTGGCCTGTCGATATTCTTCCTTGGTTTGATCGCGGGCTTGAATGCATATAACCTTCATGTAACTCCTCCTGCAGAGAGAAAATTGTTCGTGCCTTTGCAGCTATCTTTGCTGGCACCGCTTATAGTTCTTGCAAGGGCTCTTGGAGAAGGACAACCACAGGTTCTGTTCCATGAATTTGGTGCTGCCCAGTTACTTGTGGTTGCTCTGGGAGCGGCTATCTCAATAGCGTTTGTAAAATACAACTGGGTTCCCAAACCGCTGGATGAGCATGTATGGAATGCTTCACTGTTCTCGGAGGAAGATGAATGA
- a CDS encoding outer membrane lipoprotein-sorting protein, with translation MKRTKILFIFLMVFSAFLSAGCVDDQVSAEEIAEQMQQKNDLIEDSSFTLYMTMSLMGQESVMEQDMVQKKEKMRSFTKQPAEQAGTIVVSNGETMWTYDPRQNSVVVMEMPDVDLGQELNYAGLIANFLNESDVSFSGMEKIDGRNTFIMTLGPKEEESSGSIFTGNIKVWVDEETWMPLKYDIYDPDGNVIISAEVRNLQVNTGISDEVFEFDIPEGAEVTTIDMNEFALPEDITLEEAQEKADFEILLPSYVPEGYEFDHASLFDNSEFTSGSQVLQRVTLMYKNDDSNLHITEIFYESGFPGPTEFSGSESVDVNGSPGDFVEVYGNKMLRWDVDGIDLTITGSLDKDELLEIAGSMN, from the coding sequence ATGAAAAGAACCAAGATCTTGTTTATTTTCCTTATGGTATTCTCTGCATTTTTATCAGCAGGGTGTGTGGATGATCAGGTCTCAGCAGAAGAGATCGCAGAACAAATGCAACAGAAAAATGACCTTATTGAGGACTCTTCATTCACGTTGTATATGACAATGTCACTCATGGGCCAGGAATCCGTTATGGAGCAGGATATGGTTCAGAAAAAAGAGAAGATGAGGTCATTCACTAAACAGCCTGCAGAACAGGCAGGTACAATTGTTGTTTCCAATGGTGAGACCATGTGGACATATGATCCCCGGCAGAACTCGGTCGTAGTCATGGAAATGCCGGATGTTGATCTGGGTCAGGAACTAAATTATGCTGGTCTTATTGCGAATTTCCTTAATGAAAGTGATGTTTCTTTTTCCGGAATGGAAAAGATCGACGGTAGAAATACTTTCATAATGACCCTGGGGCCAAAAGAGGAAGAATCATCCGGTTCTATATTTACCGGCAATATCAAGGTCTGGGTTGACGAAGAGACCTGGATGCCGTTGAAGTATGATATATATGATCCTGATGGAAATGTAATTATTTCAGCAGAGGTCCGCAATTTGCAGGTGAATACCGGTATTTCAGATGAAGTATTCGAGTTCGATATCCCTGAAGGTGCAGAAGTTACTACCATTGACATGAATGAGTTTGCACTTCCTGAGGATATTACATTAGAGGAAGCACAGGAAAAAGCAGATTTTGAGATCCTCCTCCCGTCCTATGTGCCAGAGGGTTACGAGTTCGACCATGCATCATTGTTCGATAACAGTGAGTTCACTTCCGGGAGTCAGGTTCTGCAAAGAGTAACCCTGATGTACAAAAATGACGACTCAAATCTTCATATAACTGAAATTTTCTATGAATCCGGTTTTCCCGGACCAACGGAGTTCTCTGGTTCCGAGAGTGTTGATGTCAATGGCTCTCCCGGGGACTTTGTCGAAGTTTATGGAAATAAAATGCTTCGATGGGATGTGGATGGCATCGATCTGACGATAACTGGTTCCCTGGATAAGGATGAGTTGTTGGAAATCGCAGGATCGATGAACTGA
- a CDS encoding PaaI family thioesterase, which translates to MDQIKEFFKRDKFAEYINAELLEVSEGYAKAKMDIQEHHLNGVGIVQGGATFTLADFTFAAAANSHGTVAVAINATISFVTAATSGTLIAEAQETSRNPKIATYTIEVTDDNRNTIAIFQGMVYRKKQTLESFIGQA; encoded by the coding sequence TTGGATCAGATAAAAGAGTTCTTCAAAAGAGACAAATTTGCAGAATACATCAACGCCGAGCTTCTGGAAGTCTCAGAAGGATACGCAAAAGCAAAAATGGACATTCAGGAACACCACCTCAATGGGGTAGGCATTGTACAGGGAGGAGCAACATTCACCCTTGCAGACTTCACTTTTGCAGCTGCTGCCAATTCCCACGGAACAGTTGCAGTTGCCATAAATGCAACAATTTCCTTTGTAACAGCTGCAACCTCAGGAACCCTTATAGCCGAAGCACAGGAGACCTCAAGGAACCCGAAGATAGCAACCTATACAATCGAAGTTACCGATGACAACAGAAATACCATTGCCATCTTCCAGGGAATGGTATACAGGAAAAAACAGACATTAGAATCATTTATTGGTCAGGCGTAA
- a CDS encoding HAD family phosphatase yields MLKVLIFDMDGVLVDSMSYHTEAMQHIFDELGINMDKQDIYDKEGSKTVEIVSFLLEKEGIDPLDFDVDGLIKRYRAEFARILVLKSFREIDECLPILRERFILSVVSGADRNIVHDVIGRLFDGIFDIVLSGEDVENGKPAPDPFLKVAEMLNIDRSDCLVVENAPMGVEAANRAGMFCVGVPTYVSKESIINADKIVDDHRVLKEFLLGLEHLEKDEVESLRLTNK; encoded by the coding sequence GTGCTAAAAGTTCTGATATTCGATATGGATGGTGTGCTGGTGGACTCTATGTCCTACCATACCGAGGCTATGCAGCATATCTTTGATGAATTGGGCATCAATATGGATAAACAGGACATCTACGACAAAGAAGGGTCGAAGACCGTAGAGATCGTCAGTTTCCTGCTTGAGAAGGAAGGGATCGATCCTCTTGATTTTGATGTCGATGGCCTGATAAAAAGATACAGGGCAGAGTTTGCAAGGATACTTGTGTTGAAGTCTTTCAGGGAAATCGATGAGTGCCTTCCGATATTGAGGGAGCGTTTCATCCTTTCAGTGGTCTCAGGTGCTGACAGGAATATCGTGCATGATGTTATTGGCAGATTGTTCGATGGTATTTTCGACATTGTTCTCAGTGGCGAGGATGTAGAAAATGGAAAACCTGCACCCGACCCTTTCCTTAAAGTTGCTGAGATGTTGAATATTGACCGGAGTGATTGCCTTGTGGTGGAGAATGCACCAATGGGCGTGGAGGCTGCGAACAGGGCCGGTATGTTCTGTGTGGGTGTGCCTACTTATGTCAGTAAAGAAAGCATTATCAATGCTGACAAAATAGTGGACGATCACCGGGTGCTGAAGGAATTCCTGCTTGGGCTCGAACATCTGGAAAAAGACGAGGTCGAATCCTTACGCCTGACCAATAAATGA
- a CDS encoding response regulator, whose amino-acid sequence MKQANILVVEDENIVALSIKNKLEMMGYSVVGTASSGEDAIVKADLFYPDLVLMDVMLRGEMDGIEAAEKIREKFDIPVIFLTAYTDDKTLERAKLAEPYGYISKPFKEQDLKSNIEMALHKHENEIRLK is encoded by the coding sequence ATGAAACAGGCAAATATTTTAGTCGTCGAGGATGAGAATATCGTTGCTTTAAGCATAAAGAACAAGCTTGAAATGATGGGGTATTCCGTAGTCGGCACGGCTTCTTCAGGTGAGGATGCTATTGTAAAAGCGGATTTATTCTATCCTGATCTTGTGTTAATGGATGTCATGCTCAGAGGTGAAATGGACGGCATTGAGGCAGCTGAAAAGATTAGGGAAAAATTTGATATCCCGGTGATCTTCCTTACAGCATATACTGATGATAAGACCCTCGAAAGGGCGAAACTCGCCGAACCTTATGGTTACATCTCAAAGCCGTTCAAGGAACAGGACCTAAAGTCCAATATCGAGATGGCTCTTCACAAGCATGAGAACGAGATCAGGTTAAAATAA
- a CDS encoding PAS domain S-box protein: MKGFGIMPEKETYINVPVSDELLRIQRDIGIALCSSSNLLTSLERLLETTLNIGIIDCGGIYFVDEDTGEIYLVMQKNLSEEFIRRNSHYGADSHQHEILERGLVFYGMCSDFMDNVPDDSFTNGFRGCGIIPISYGGKVIGSLNVASHSHYALPSEIQDSLEAIAVQIGGFIARIRSEMKLEKRQKDLQTLFESIEDLFFVVDLAGNILDANKKTLDRLGYTLEEFRRLSPPELHSEKDRSEVMKAIKVVLFDPHASFSIPMLTKNGFSIPVEVKVSPGKWDGKDAYFCICRDISDREHAEYLLKKEKDKLQNYLDIVGVIIFAVDRDQNVISINQKGCKMFGRPEFDIIGRKWYDLGFSEEFSEQGRKAFPKLMDGDTNVMEYSESSIVTGTGDEWIIAWHTVVLGDDEGGIKGLLCSGEDVTEFRNTEAALKSSEEKYRVVFNGSLDGITIHERENYRMLDINDRGCEMSGYSREEVMGRTAEDIKQGKALYSLEQTTWLIDHASEYGFANAEWQARKKSGDLFWTDVMARSAIIGGKERIIITIHDITERKDAEKALMEVEMMRKKEIHHRIKNNLQIICSLLDLCCMEFDDAAVVQAFMDSQTRVMSMSLIHEELYQSKDMERINFADYIQKLSAELISSYSVDKDIELELNVEDIFLSMDTAIPLGIIINELITNSLKHAFKERSGKIYIDLHHGNENKFILIVTDNGIGFPEGIDYKKCTSLGLQLLNTLVDQIGGSITMDCTAGTAFTIMFDEKGRI, encoded by the coding sequence ATGAAAGGGTTTGGGATCATGCCGGAGAAAGAGACTTACATAAATGTTCCCGTGTCTGATGAGTTGTTGCGTATCCAGCGAGATATAGGCATTGCCTTGTGTTCCAGCAGTAATCTTCTCACCAGTCTTGAAAGGTTGCTGGAAACCACCCTTAATATTGGGATCATTGATTGCGGTGGCATATATTTCGTCGATGAGGATACCGGTGAGATATATCTTGTAATGCAGAAGAACCTTTCAGAGGAGTTCATCCGCAGAAATTCCCATTATGGTGCTGATTCACATCAACATGAGATCCTCGAAAGAGGTTTGGTCTTTTATGGGATGTGTTCTGATTTTATGGATAACGTCCCTGACGATTCTTTTACAAATGGTTTTCGTGGGTGTGGCATTATTCCTATATCGTACGGTGGTAAAGTGATAGGCAGTCTAAACGTTGCTTCACATAGCCATTATGCATTACCTTCTGAAATCCAGGATTCCCTGGAAGCCATTGCTGTACAAATCGGCGGGTTCATTGCAAGGATCCGGTCCGAAATGAAACTGGAAAAAAGGCAAAAAGACCTGCAGACTCTGTTTGAAAGCATTGAAGATCTTTTTTTTGTGGTAGATCTGGCGGGTAACATCCTCGATGCCAACAAAAAGACCCTTGATAGATTGGGTTATACTCTAGAAGAGTTTCGCAGATTAAGTCCACCAGAGTTACATTCTGAAAAAGATCGTAGTGAGGTCATGAAAGCCATTAAGGTGGTCCTTTTCGATCCCCATGCTTCCTTTTCGATCCCCATGCTCACAAAAAACGGTTTCTCCATTCCTGTTGAAGTGAAAGTAAGTCCCGGTAAATGGGATGGAAAAGATGCCTATTTTTGTATATGCAGGGATATATCCGATCGGGAACATGCTGAATACCTGCTCAAAAAGGAAAAGGACAAGCTCCAGAATTATCTTGATATAGTTGGTGTAATCATTTTTGCAGTCGATCGTGATCAAAATGTGATAAGTATCAACCAGAAAGGTTGCAAAATGTTCGGTCGCCCGGAGTTCGATATTATTGGGAGAAAATGGTATGATCTGGGTTTTTCAGAAGAGTTCAGTGAACAGGGCCGAAAAGCCTTCCCGAAACTAATGGATGGCGATACGAACGTTATGGAATATTCAGAGAGCAGTATTGTAACCGGAACGGGGGATGAATGGATCATTGCATGGCATACTGTGGTTCTGGGGGATGATGAAGGCGGGATCAAAGGTCTGTTATGCTCCGGTGAAGATGTGACCGAGTTCAGAAATACAGAGGCAGCGCTTAAAAGCTCTGAGGAAAAATATCGTGTTGTTTTTAATGGTTCTCTTGATGGGATCACTATCCATGAAAGGGAGAACTACAGGATGCTCGACATCAATGACAGGGGGTGTGAGATGTCTGGTTATTCAAGGGAAGAAGTGATGGGCAGGACCGCTGAGGATATAAAACAGGGTAAGGCGCTTTATTCATTGGAACAGACCACATGGTTGATCGATCATGCATCTGAATATGGTTTTGCGAATGCTGAATGGCAGGCCCGGAAAAAAAGCGGTGATCTATTCTGGACCGATGTCATGGCAAGATCCGCGATAATTGGCGGAAAGGAACGCATCATCATCACTATACATGATATTACTGAGCGCAAGGATGCAGAAAAGGCTTTGATGGAGGTCGAGATGATGCGTAAAAAGGAGATCCATCATCGTATAAAGAACAACCTCCAGATAATCTGCAGTTTGCTCGACCTTTGTTGTATGGAGTTTGATGATGCAGCTGTAGTCCAGGCTTTTATGGATAGCCAGACCCGTGTTATGTCGATGTCACTGATACACGAGGAGCTATACCAGTCAAAGGATATGGAACGTATCAATTTTGCTGATTATATACAGAAGCTCTCAGCTGAACTTATTAGCTCGTATTCTGTTGATAAGGATATTGAACTGGAGCTTAATGTAGAGGATATCTTTTTGAGTATGGATACGGCGATCCCTCTTGGTATCATCATAAACGAGTTGATAACCAATTCTTTGAAGCATGCTTTTAAGGAAAGGTCTGGTAAGATATACATTGATCTACATCATGGGAATGAAAATAAATTTATACTAATCGTGACTGATAATGGTATAGGATTCCCTGAAGGTATTGATTATAAGAAATGTACTTCATTGGGTTTACAGCTGTTGAACACGCTGGTCGATCAGATCGGAGGGTCCATTACTATGGATTGCACTGCTGGGACAGCTTTTACTATAATGTTTGATGAAAAAGGAAGGATATGA
- a CDS encoding carbonic anhydrase: MPENVEANPITSWNPESKHPNISETAYIHPQATVIGAVSIGERVMVAPYASIRGDEGLDIRIDDQSNVQDAVVLHGRQTIDQNGNPIKENQVEVEGKNYSIYIGKRVSLAHQAQVHGPAVVFDDVFVGMQTFVYKATIGKNSVLEPKACVIGANVPENRYVPAGVTITSQKDADNLPEIYEGYTFEHTNQEVIEVNVELADGYNQMK, translated from the coding sequence ATGCCAGAAAACGTTGAAGCAAATCCTATAACTTCATGGAATCCGGAAAGCAAGCATCCGAATATCTCTGAGACCGCATACATACATCCCCAGGCAACAGTCATCGGGGCAGTTTCCATCGGTGAAAGAGTTATGGTCGCACCCTATGCCTCCATAAGGGGAGACGAGGGGTTGGACATCAGGATCGATGACCAGAGCAATGTGCAGGATGCAGTTGTCCTTCACGGCCGCCAGACCATTGACCAAAATGGCAATCCGATAAAAGAGAACCAGGTAGAAGTTGAGGGGAAGAATTATTCGATCTACATAGGGAAGCGTGTCTCTCTTGCCCACCAGGCACAGGTACACGGACCAGCTGTTGTTTTCGACGATGTGTTCGTAGGAATGCAGACATTTGTCTATAAGGCAACGATTGGAAAGAACTCAGTACTTGAACCAAAAGCCTGCGTGATCGGTGCGAATGTCCCGGAAAACAGATACGTACCTGCAGGAGTTACCATCACATCCCAGAAAGATGCAGACAACCTGCCTGAAATATACGAAGGATATACATTTGAGCACACCAACCAAGAGGTTATTGAAGTAAACGTAGAGCTGGCAGATGGATATAACCAGATGAAATAA